A genomic segment from Zygotorulaspora mrakii chromosome 1, complete sequence encodes:
- a CDS encoding SANT/Myb-like DNA-binding domain-containing protein (similar to Saccharomyces cerevisiae YBL054W and DOT6 (YER088C); ancestral locus Anc_7.372), producing the protein MTVSKSQAPSSSSSSHLSILSTHPHPHPHLHPHQLKNSALACASVTKTTVDTRSTMDAFPSMLKGSGGEKSSGVSSKNPSSWDPQDDILLRHLKEVKKLGWKDISQYFNNRTPNACQFRWRRLKSGNLKSNKTAHIDVSDFPSGNKLKKESSSETQIDIQGEKNVNSPHYASGVSGKSSLAIPIPNLSANGSNVSKGVEFKPQVQSQLQPLTQSQSQPQSQSLSGNGSSNFSHSYSKSPYVNIHSTSNPPADLPNGSALTDSNGAGSKFFKARSNSHSFSKPFSSADEENIGFIPKIIVRSRRSSFAHPQVVSQPSSVNNSSSNLTSALNTTLNTIKSRKNSFTVRSRRSSFNVSSNTTSRRSSVVAAPNSLSGMLSINSGSSTPKIPRRDSVAVIKELGNNRASTPSFIDLPASSLPPHFHRRASRSHFKQRFTQPPSQNGSCVSCNPQLWSAEEDKLLSENGSRNLSLMELSILLPNRTEKEIQWRIDTLSSENSPKASQGSSHSPLHSPRKSVSPEETAIDEDNCDTCDEADNANNDDEDIDPLNHSHSHSHSPHLMNESSPCSIISSTTTNEIENDRHASIDSNLSNHIINHNHHDHEYNENHNIKTFRTQSHPNVYIPSRTATPLPGINAILKGTL; encoded by the coding sequence ATGACGGTTTCAAAGTCTCAGGCACCCTCTTCATCCTCGTCGTCGCATCTTTCGATCCTAAGCACGCATCCGCATCCGCATCCGCATTTGCACCCGCACCAACTGAAGAACAGCGCGCTTGCTTGTGCTAGTGTCACCAAGACGACGGTGGATACGAGATCTACCATGGACGCATTCCCATCGATGTTGAAAGGAAGCGGTGGTGAGAAGTCTAGTGGCGTTTCCTCCAAGAACCCGTCATCTTGGGATCCGCAAGACGACATCCTACTGCGCCATTTGAAAGAGGTGAAAAAACTAGGTTGGAAAGACATTTCGCAATACTTTAACAACAGAACTCCGAACGCATGCCAGTTCAGATGGAGAAGGCTAAAGTCGGGAAATCTAAAGTCCAACAAGACAGCTCACATAGACGTGAGCGATTTCCCCAGCGGAAACAAACTTAAGAAGGAAAGCTCATCTGAGACTCAGATCGATATCCAAGGTGAGAAAAATGTCAATTCTCCACACTACGCTTCTGGTGTCTCGGGGAAGTCTTCGCTGGCCATACCTATACCGAATCTGAGTGCGAATGGTAGCAACGTATCAAAAGGTGTAGAGTTCAAACCGCAGGTACAATCACAGCTGCAACCGTTGACGCAATCACAGTCACAACCCCAGTCTCAGTCGCTTAGCGGCAACGGCTCTTCCAATTTCTCACATTCGTATTCCAAATCTCCTTATGTGAACATCCACTCAACATCAAATCCACCGGCGGATCTCCCAAATGGTTCGGCATTAACAGATAGCAATGGAGCGGgctccaaattttttaaagctAGGTCAAATTCtcactctttttcaaagcCCTTTTCATCTGCGGATGAAGAGAACATTGGATTTATACCGAAGATTATTGTAAGATCGAGAAGAAGCTCTTTTGCTCATCCGCAGGTCGTGTCACAACCTTCGTCAGTCAACAATTCGTCATCGAATTTAACCTCAGCTCTGAATACTACTTTGAACACAATCAAGTCAAGGAAAAACTCTTTTACGGTCAGATCTAGAAGATCTTCATTCAACGTTTCAAGCAACACGACTTCAAGGAGATCttctgttgttgctgctcCAAATTCGCTCTCTGGCATGCTTAGTATCAATAGCGGTTCTTCCACACCAAAAATTCCAAGAAGAGATTCGGTTGCTGTTATCAAAGAGCTTGGTAATAATCGCGCATCTACCCCGAGCTTCATTGATTTACCTGCTTCTAGTTTGCCTCCTCATTTCCATAGAAGAGCATCTAGGAGTCACTTCAAACAACGATTCACTCAACCGCCATCACAAAATGGCTCTTGCGTAAGTTGCAACCCCCAGCTTTGGTCTGCGGAGGAAGATAAACTATTGAGTGAAAACGGATCAAGAAATTTATCCTTAATGGAATTGTCGATTCTGCTGCCAAATAGGACtgagaaagaaattcaatggAGAATTGATACCCTTTCAAGTGAAAACTCTCCAAAAGCGTCTCAGGGATCCTCACATTCTCCTCTTCACTCTCCCAGAAAGTCAGTCTCTCCCGAAGAAACAGCTATTGACGAGGATAACTGTGATACTTGCGATGAAGCGGATAATGccaataatgatgatgaggatatCGATCCTTTAAATCATTCTCATTCTCACTCTCACTCACCacatttgatgaatgagTCTTCGCCATGCTCAATAATCTCGTCAACAACTAccaatgaaattgaaaacgaTCGTCATGCTTCTATAGACTCCAACCTATCAAATCATATCATAAACCATAACCACCATGACCATGAATATAACGAAAATCATAATATCAAAACATTTCGCACCCAAAGTCACCCAAACGTATATATTCCATCCCGTACTGCGACTCCTTTACCAGGTATAAACGCTATCTTAAAAGGAACTCTGTAA
- a CDS encoding type 2C protein phosphatase PTC2 (similar to Saccharomyces cerevisiae PTC3 (YBL056W) and PTC2 (YER089C); ancestral locus Anc_7.374) produces MGQILSNPVIDKEHHSGEDALTAFGCCAMQGWRMSMEDSHIVQPNVLSKSEKDHVALYSIFDGHGGSSVAQFCGEKILSILLRQEMFKKGNLAQAMIDTYLSADVDLLNDPVLKNDYSGCTATSVVISKKQNLIVCANSGDSRTVLSTGGIAKALSYDHKPTLPSEKSRIVAAKGFVEMDRVNGNLALSRAIGDFEFKSNNELPPHEQIVTAVPDIIEHSLNYDKDEFIILACDGIWDCLSSQECVDLVHYGITKGNMSLRDISSRMIDVCCSPTTEGTGIGCDNMSISIVALLKEGESLQEWFSRIRSKNYDIKISFEQRRRQIFSYYQFSKDSDVFDVTTKRPQDRFSQDTSVQNLRANNNQGDDSMDIDDTDADSDANPNSHGNTNTNVTTKSASSSNNEERRSGQMQGGSNGPVDLFSLEALLGAGGIQISQGPNNVSYIHGSALSEMLASLSNAAAGEMVPEEDDDEEQEKESDKNKVESDRKIEEVED; encoded by the coding sequence atgggtCAAATATTGTCGAATCCTGTTATCGATAAGGAGCATCACTCCGGAGAAGATGCGTTAACTGCATTCGGATGCTGTGCTATGCAAGGATGGCGTATGTCTATGGAGGATTCGCATATCGTTCAGCCGAACGTGTTGTCCAAATCAGAAAAGGACCATGTTGCATTGTACTCAATATTCGATGGGCATGGCGGTTCCAGTGTAGCTCAATTTTGTGGAGAGAAAATCCTTTCAATCTTGTTGAGGCAGGAAATGTTTAAAAAGGGTAATTTGGCTCAAGCAATGATTGATACGTATTTGAGTGCTGATGTGGATCTGCTGAATGACCCTGTGCTAAAAAATGACTATAGTGGCTGCACTGCTACTTCAGTGGTGATCTCGAAGAAGCAGAATTTGATTGTGTGTGCCAACTCCGGTGACAGTAGAACCGTTTTATCTACGGGAGGAATTGCAAAGGCACTTTCTTACGATCATAAACCAACATTGCCAAGTGAAAAATCACGTATTGTTGCTGCGAAGGGTTTTGTAGAGATGGATCGTGTGAACGGTAACTTAGCACTTTCACGTGCCATCggagattttgaatttaaatCTAATAACGAGTTACCACCGCATGAGCAAATAGTTACCGCTGTACCTGATATCATCGAGCATTCTTTGAATTACGATAAAGATGAATTCATTATCCTTGCTTGTGATGGTATATGGGATTGTTTATCTTCTCAAGAATGCGTAGATTTAGTTCATTACGGTATTACCAAGGGTAATATGAGTTTACGGGATATTTCTTCACGTATGATTGATGTGTGCTGTTCTCCAACTACTGAAGGAACAGGAATAGGCTGTGATAATATGAGTATTTCAATTGTAGCGTTGTTGAAAGAGGGTGAAAGTCTTCAAGAATGGTTCTCGCGTATAAGATCGAAAAATTATGACATCaagatttcatttgaaCAAAGGAGAAGACAAATTTTCAGCTATTACcaattttccaaagattcCGATGTATTTGATGTCACAACAAAACGTCCACAAGATAGATTTTCTCAGGACACGTCAGTTCAGAATTTGAGGGCTAACAATAACCAAGGTGATGATAGTATGGATATAGACGACACTGATGCAGATTCAGATGCAAATCCGAACTCTCACGGCAATACGAACACCAACGTTACCACAAAGTCAGCCTCAAGCTCTAATAACGAAGAAAGACGCAGTGGTCAAATGCAAGGTGGCTCAAATGGTCCAgttgatcttttttctttagaaGCCCTATTAGGAGCAGGTGGTATTCAAATAAGTCAAGGGCCAAACAATGTATCGTATATTCATGGTTCTGCATTGTCTGAAATGTTAGCCTCATTAAGTAATGCAGCAGCTGGCGAAATGGTGcctgaagaagatgatgacgaggaacaagaaaaggaaagcGATAAGAACAAAGTTGAGAGTGATcgcaaaattgaagaagttgaagattga
- a CDS encoding 3'-5'-exodeoxyribonuclease (similar to Saccharomyces cerevisiae YBL055C; ancestral locus Anc_7.373): protein MLRSRAGSVVGGGIGRAAAMSLRYYDIGLNLTDPMFRGVYNGKQYHENDTLEVLNRAQQANVASAMLTGSSIAESREAIELCHEYKEHAVALGYTVGVHPCCVNEFVNADARIDSPSNDQAANAAMHCELDDAHENLAVLYRLMEQQLASDPQRFKAIGEIGLDYDRFHYSGKEMQLIFFEEQLKLSCLVSNPRLPLFLHMRSCCDDFVTILRKFVNGFHDHEDRFKLSHLAGSGETVHYKFDPERKFVIHSFTGSLEELQRLLDVSPNSFIGINGCSLKSAENLECASAVPIDRLLLETDAPWCDIRRTHSSYKHLKDYTNRFNSVKKDKLAKLPSDQWSNVMVKSRNEPCTMEQVAIVVADLKKMDLNELVDQVWSNTTAVFDSNVSE from the coding sequence ATGCTGCGAAGTAGGGCAGGGAGTGTCGTTGGCGGTGGAATTGGACGTGCAGCAGCGATGAGCCTGCGCTATTACGATATTGGACTGAACCTCACAGATCCCATGTTCCGCGGCGTGTACAACGGAAAGCAGTATCACGAGAACGACACATTGGAGGTCCTGAACCGGGCCCAGCAAGCCAACGTAGCAAGCGCTATGCTGACGGGCTCGTCGATTGCGGAGTCTCGGGAGGCAATCGAGCTGTGTCACGAGTATAAGGAACATGCGGTGGCCCTGGGGTATACGGTGGGAGTACATCCGTGCTGTGTCAACGAGTTTGTCAATGCGGACGCAAGGATCGACAGCCCATCGAACGATCAGGCGGCTAACGCAGCGATGCATTGCGAATTGGACGATGCACATGAAAATCTGGCTGTGCTGTATCGCTTGATGGAGCAGCAGCTAGCTAGTGATCCCCAGCGGTTCAAAGCGATCGGCGAAATAGGGCTCGACTATGACAGATTTCATTACTCCGGGAAAGAAATGCAACTGATTTTCTTCGAGGAGCAGTTAAAGTTAAGCTGTCTTGTGAGTAACCCGAGGCTACCATTGTTTCTGCACATGAGGTCCTGTTGTGACGATTTCGTTACAATTTTGCGAAAATTCGTAAATGGTTTTCACGATCATGAAGACAGATTCAAACTCAGTCATCTTGCGGGAAGCGGTGAAACAGTGCACTACAAGTTTGATCCAGAGAGAAAATTTGTAATACATTCGTTCACCGGATCACTGGAGGAGCTGCAGCGATTACTTGACGTCTCGCCTAATAGCTTTATAGGCATCAATGGATGCTCGCTTAAAAGTGCAGAAAATCTTGAATGTGCATCAGCTGTCCCAATAGACCGTCTGTTGTTGGAAACGGATGCACCATGGTGTGACATAAGAAGGACGCATTCGTCGTACAAGCATCTTAAAGACTATACAAATCGTTTCAACTCGGTGAAGAAAGATAAACTAGCAAAATTACCGAGCGATCAATGGTCAAATGTGATGGTTAAGTCGAGAAATGAGCCTTGTACCATGGAGCAAGTTGCCATTGTTGTCgctgatttgaaaaaaatggatctCAACGAACTCGTTGATCAAGTTTGGAGTAACACCACGGCCGTCTTCGACTCGAATGTATCTGAAtag